Genomic window (Plasmodium reichenowi strain SY57 chromosome Unknown, whole genome shotgun sequence):
tatgtatgtatgtatatatatagtcttttattatatactgAAAATTCATTCctttttctcttttttcttttttttatattttcttatatgttttaattaaaataattatttcttataatatatgataatttaattaaaaatactCAAAAGTATATTTTTCTCTATGATTcatgtttaaaaaaaaaaaaattaatatatttcagAATGACCCTTTTCTGTATAAACGtcaaattaaatttaattatcCATAAAATCCGAATTTTacttataattataattttatacatataatatatatatatatatatatatgcatatatgTGTTTTCCTTATATTTATGCTTAAATACGtcttaataaaaaaaaaattaaatatgttaaaatGATTGTAATCAAGAtcttatatttaattaacatatttttattctgCATTCTTtcaatataattttcatttatattaatgtttctttattatattaatattttatttgattttctctattcatataatatattatctataCATTCGAagtatatttaaaaaaaatatatatttattgttatatCTTTCTAATTCAAAAagtaattatattttatgaatcAACTGCATAGATTATTTAACCACAGCAtccttttttcttctttttctttcctGCTGCTTGTAATTGTGCTTCTCCTCTTGACATTACTTGTTCACCATTATTGGCAGTTCCTTCTTTAAATTGTACTGCATTAGCTCCTGGTGTTCCAGGTGCTCCTGTAGTTGCATTTTCTCCTTTAGTTACTCCTGCAGTAGTACTTGCTCCTTTAGTTGCTCCTTCAGTAGTACTTGCTCCTTTAGTTGCTCCTTCAGTAGTACTTGCTCCTTTAGTTGCTCCTTCAGTAGTACTTGCTCCTTTAGTTGCTCCTTCAGTAGTACTTGCTTCTTTAGTTGCTCCTTTAGAAGTACTTGCTTCTTTAGTTGCTCCTTTAGAAGTACTTGCTTCTTTGGTTGCTCCTTTAGTTTCTCC
Coding sequences:
- a CDS encoding knob-associated histidine-rich protein, with the translated sequence GQCAAGGETKGATKEASTSKGATKEASTSKGATKEASTTEGATKGASTTEGATKGASTTEGATKGASTTEGATKGASTTAGVTKGENATTGAPGTPGANAVQFKEGTANNGEQVMSRGEAQLQAAGKKKKKKGCCG